A window of Hevea brasiliensis isolate MT/VB/25A 57/8 chromosome 14, ASM3005281v1, whole genome shotgun sequence contains these coding sequences:
- the LOC110669348 gene encoding uncharacterized protein LOC110669348 encodes MGSECNPTSKHRYDITMSKRTRKPFNLPEAKVNDHTRSSQEKDQAGDSSQRRSLKQLMINGNINIEGTNNKGNPSDESKSKLRSSLGQHFSDEEKQQLQLVTKQKQEIMQGAKLKGMMGRYVKVLSHLIKAKRESSSSTRNNIGSRKKPVLRLAM; translated from the coding sequence ATGGGGAGCGAGTGCAATCCAACAAGCAAACATCGTTATGACATTACCATGTCAAAGAGAACAAGAAAGCCATTTAATCTTCCAGAAGCCAAAGTAAATGATCACACAAGAAGTTCCCAAGAAAAGGATCAAGCTGGAGACAGCAGCCAGCGTAGGAGtttgaagcaactcatgatcaaTGGTAATATCAATATTGAAGGAACCAATAATAAAGGGAACCCAAGTGATGAAAGTAAGAGCAAACTCAGAAGCTCACTTGGACAGCACTTCTCAGATGAAGAGAAGCAGCAGCTTCAACTGGTAACGAAACAGAAGCAAGAAATCATGCAGGGAGCAAAGCTCAAAGGAATGATGGGTCGCTATGTTAAAGTGTTGAGCCATTTGATCAAGGCCAAACGCGAGTCTTCTTCTTCTACCCGTAATAATATTGGATCTCGAAAAAAGCCAGTCCTCCGGTTGGCGATGTAG